The following are from one region of the Halogeometricum sp. S3BR5-2 genome:
- a CDS encoding FlaD/FlaE family flagellar protein — protein MKIDPDNYDLRELRRIADERRSDRNGTDDGGRRRGRDGGRPPREDARRPRDRSTGGGADDDGFDYRDGRDRYDEDRGYGDADRYDRHDGYDDYGADPRGHSRRDDGLRRPYEGYDDHARAHDQVRHADFLAGRYGLGGGRRDGGDRGYDELGYERRSGGRGYDFEEVGKFRFDQPVRDRPRGRAGEALRNNQLEQLLIHETAAAGGSLEKPYLSEVPKEYAAERVVFDWLEFLVLKGGFKRTMDALRYYYAVEWITEEVEVELHDYLIGFSGNVSDTSEFDVDDHHLSLLHVAQLASMAGGVDEEPTIRPASARRR, from the coding sequence ATGAAGATAGATCCCGACAACTACGACTTACGCGAACTCCGGCGCATCGCCGACGAACGACGCAGCGACCGAAACGGCACCGACGACGGCGGACGTCGGCGGGGCCGCGACGGCGGTCGACCGCCCCGCGAGGACGCCCGCCGCCCGCGGGACCGCTCGACCGGGGGCGGAGCCGACGACGACGGGTTCGACTACCGGGACGGTCGCGACCGGTACGACGAGGACCGCGGGTACGGCGACGCCGATCGATACGACCGCCACGACGGCTACGACGACTACGGCGCCGACCCGCGCGGTCACTCCCGCCGGGACGACGGCCTCCGCCGCCCCTACGAGGGGTACGACGACCACGCCCGGGCGCACGACCAGGTCCGTCACGCCGACTTCCTCGCCGGCCGCTACGGTCTCGGCGGCGGGCGCCGGGACGGCGGCGACCGGGGGTACGACGAACTCGGGTACGAACGTCGCTCCGGGGGTCGCGGGTACGACTTCGAGGAGGTCGGCAAGTTCCGCTTCGACCAACCCGTGCGCGACCGACCGCGCGGCCGCGCCGGCGAGGCCCTCCGCAACAACCAACTCGAACAGCTTCTCATCCACGAGACGGCGGCCGCCGGCGGGTCCCTGGAGAAGCCCTACCTCTCCGAGGTGCCGAAGGAGTACGCCGCGGAACGCGTCGTCTTCGACTGGCTCGAATTTTTGGTCCTGAAGGGCGGATTCAAGCGGACGATGGACGCCTTGCGGTACTACTACGCCGTCGAGTGGATCACCGAGGAGGTGGAGGTCGAACTGCACGACTACCTCATCGGCTTCTCGGGTAACGTCTCCGACACGTCCGAGTTCGACGTCGACGACCACCACCTCAGTCTCCTCCACGTCGCGCAACTCGCCTCGATGGCCGGCGGAGTCGACGAAGAGCCCACGATTCGGCCCGCCAGCGCCCGACGTCGCTGA